The genomic DNA CACAACCATCATTGAGTTCTTCTCTGCTGGTCCCTCCGACTTCTCCGACATGGCGTACAGCTCGTGTAGGTCCCTcgtctacgcatgcccggtgTTGGCAACACCGATGCGTGCCTTCATCCACGACGTGTCCCCGGGCCTGGCAAGCCTGGTCGGCGCTTCGTCAACTTCGTCTTCGTCCGTCTACGCATGCTTGGTGTTGGCAACACCGGTACGTGCCTTCGTCCACGATATGTCCCCGGGCTTGGCAAACCCGCCGCGACGCGTCGTCAGCCACATCTTCTTCCCGGTGCACCACTACTTCGACACCACTGCGCCCATGCTAACTCGGCGCCCCTTGCGCCTACGGCTCCACGACGACTTCCTCGACACCGGCCaccccgactcgacatcgaccacggcATTCTTCGCACGGCTACCTCAACCACGGCTTCACCACCCACGCTCTTGGCTACATCGACAAACGacacaaagggctaccgcctgcttgagcaacctcgtcggtttccactccagccacgactccgcgatgcatcgaccgttacgactgtggggggtgtccgtcggctttccttcggattcttctccagtctcaccgtcTGCGTCGCTACCGTTGTGTCTGCGGGGGGTGTTGAGTAACGTGATTGTATTAGGAAACATAGGTTAGACTAGGAAATATTCTGGCTTGCCTTGTATTCTAAGTAGATCATGTACTTCTATATATATGCCcatgaggctcaagcaatacaaacGACAATTCCACCAAATCCCTCCCTCTCTCTTCTAACTCACATCGCTACCCCTAACATCACTACAGTTTATGCTGGAGCTTGCCTGATTCTGTTTCCCAACCAACACTCCACTTGATTTATTTTAACAGCAAAAAGAGAAAAAgcttaggcctcctttggtttagaggaattTCATAAGAATTTTAGAGGATATgattcttataggattttttttcctttagagccctttggttcataggaatggattcctattcctacataggattggttcctatcctccacattttaTAGGAGAATAAAAAAGAGCCTAAACTCAATGAAAAAAATTCCTTTGATGTtaaccaaatgacatcttgtttcctattcctactcataggatttgagatacatgtcatctcatttcctacaagattcctattcctatgataatcctatcctatgaaccaaaagaggccttaTTACTTTCAGGCTCAGTTATGTCTGAAGTGCACATTCTCTAGGGCCCAATAATTTTTGTTGTCATGTCGAGCTCTAGCTGTATATCATGACCTTGGAATGTTGCAACTAGACATTAACAATTAATTAGTAGGTCCTTTTGTCTTGGTGCTTGCTGATTGGCGTCTCCTGATAGGCCAAGCTAATCAAGCCAATTAGCATAAAGCCAACCACCAAATTATAATACTCGCATTCGCCAACCATCACTTGAGCTTGAGAGATAAAGAAACAGCCGTAGACATACTCCCTCTAGCCTCTAGGCATTTGGAGAGGTAGATAAGAAGTTGCAACCTCCATTGGCAATTCCACGAATACATCATTCAGACATAGACTCAGAGTCGTCCATAGGTTCGTCCTACACAGACAAACACAGCCATGGTGGAGGACTTCACATTCCCTACCATGCCACCGGTGCCGTGCGGCGCCAAGAAGCTCCCTTTCCCTCACTtcacttcgccgccgccatggTTCGTCGTCCCGGCCGACGCGGGAGCGCACGACCATCACCGGCGGTGCTTCTCGGCCGCCGAGCAAGCCGGGAACCCCAACAACGACGTCTACCCGGGGCCGGGGGGCCGCTCCGAGAGGTTCGCCGTCATGGAAGAGCACAAGATGGACATGCTGTGGGAGGACTTCAACGAGGAGCTGGCCCGGGCGCCGCAGCCGTGCCCACTGAGCATGGAGTGGTCGAGCGAGGCGTGGCACGCTGGTGAAGGCGACGGAATACCATTCCAGCATGTGGATGTGGTCGTCGCCTCCGGTACCGGGAGCAGCGTGGTCTGGCGAAGGAGGCTGAGCTTGATGATGATGCTCAAGCTGCTCAAGAAGCTCTTCTTGGCACGCAAGTCCAGCACCACCTCAAGGAAGACGCCACCAAACTGACAGCAGTGTGGATGCGAGAATTATATAGATGCGTGCATAAATCAATCTCAGGTGTATATATAATATCGCATTCTCGATCGATAAATACATCACTTGCTTCTTTTCCCTCGTTTGCGCGGCTCTTCAGAGCCTTGTGCTGCTCAATTCTGGCTATGGGTTCTGTTCGATATTATCATGGTTTGCATGTTCATACCCTCCttttcaaaatagatgacccaactttgtattaacattttgaaacagagggagtagattGGAAAACATTTCAGATTTCGGAACCTAAGTTAGTTTGGAAGATTGAAAAGATGATTCACTCTTtcttctttggcattcatcaacCATCATGCAAAACATGGGTAGTGCAGGCACCCACTAACAGTTTAGTGGAAATCATCATGGCAGAATTAATCGAGTCACCTATCACAATGGTTTTGCATCTGTGACTTGACATGGCAGCTAAACTCAGAAAGAAGTCAGTTTGAACTGATGAAAATGGCTTCAAGAGATTCCTCATCTTTCCACAAGGAAATCATCCCATCCTACTAGTGCTAGATTTTGCTAATTTATCATAAAGAAACAAAAGCAGCTTTAACGAGATAAAACTTTATTCATGTCAAATACAAAGGATCTCCAAAATACAAACCAGCCTCACTTGCATAATTCATACTACTAGTGCTTAAGCGGATGATAAACACCCATGGAAGATAAGCAACAAGCTCAGGAATGGACATGTGTGGGGGACGCACCAACAAACTGGTTGTGGTTGGTCCCAACTCCCAAGTGGACAGCGAAAAACAGTCGTGCAGAATGTAATGCACATGTCAGCTTGAGGTCATTTGCAATGCATACCAATCTGCACTTGCTTGGTAGGTATTGCATCACACAAGATAAGATTCTAttctagtactccctccgttccgaattactcgtcgcagaaatgaatgtatctagatgtattttagttctagatacattcatttctgcgacgagtaatttggaacggagggagtacaagctAAGGTAGTCATGACAGAGTACCGAATTCACCAACGAGAGTAATACCATAATCAAATCACAAATAACCTGAGACTAGCCACAAATGCTAAGCAACAGGATAATGACATCATATGATCTGGCAGATTAACTGCTGACTGGAATCATATCCAACATCCTAATTGCACACTAGCTTGTAGAAAGATGGAGCTAACTAACTATTACAGTATCAGTTGACCTTATTTCTGTGCATCGTGTTCATACAAACTTGATTTTTTTTTGTACCGTTGAACATGCAGGGCGAACACTAATGCAATTCAAAAACACTTCCCATATCATAAATGCAGATTGGTGTACAACAAGGCCAGGGTTCACTTATTTTCTTGAATTATATCTGCACATGGGCATAATAAGAAATACAAAGGATAATACAGGTATACGGCAATATCAGTATCCCTCTTAAAGAAATGTGTTGACAAACTCAGCACCGAACAACTAGCAACCACAGCACCTTTCTGCAGGTTGAGGATGGCGCATTATTATTTTTCCCAGTCATACTGCAAGTAgggaaaataataataattaagCCAATCAAATAGATGAGCATGTGACTTCCTTTCATCATATCATAGCACCCATACTGAAACCAAATATGATAGGCTCAACAGGATCCACTAAGTAAAGTAAACTTCAGTATCTACATATACTGTACCATGATGGATTAGAGAAACTGATATCCTGATTAACTCCCAAGCAAACCTAAAATTACCTGCAAAGACAAACATCCTCTGTCAACTAGATTACTTTTTTTATTCAACCTTCAAATAAAACATAAAACAGTATGTCAGTAGCATAATCAGCACACAATTTTGTATATATAACATAATGGCTAGCCCACTCTATGGTGAAGTTGTTATGGTGCTTATCTACAGTCTCAAAATAGACCACAATGCTAATAAGAGGTTGATTCTGCTAGCCGAATCTGACCATGTGCTGGTTTCATGCTGCAATTTAGTTATGTTGATTACACTGACACTTCCATCAGTCTTGAAAGTATCATATTTTCCTCAAGTTATATTTCTTTTTAGTGCGTTCTTATAGTTCATCCACAAATATATCTAAAATCTTTGGTTTCTCAAGGATATCTATACAGACCTTTAATGAGATGCCAAAGAAGACAAGCTAATGTTTACACCTGGAGATACATAGATGATAAATTATATTTTTAGCCTGTGCCTGGTCTTGATAGATTTATCACATACCAAAGTACACAGTGATAGAAAAAAGAAATTATCTAAGCAAAGCATCTCCTTGTAACCCAAATAGACATTCGAAAAAGGACGTCATTGTAACCAAAGTAGAGACTCACAATGCAGCACCATCTAACAGGTAACTAATGTACACATAAACATAAACATAAAACCTTTCTTTTTCTGTAAGCGGGTTAATGATAAATTTATTCAGATAGAAACCTCAACCACACGATTCCGACTTCTATTTAGAATTTCTAGCTTCCAAGTGCTGATATAGAAACATAGATGGAATTTGTGAACTTGCAGAATTTCAATAAATTTTGTAACTGTAAAGATAAATCTTACCTTTATTGAGTGATAGTCTTATTACATCACTTTGAAATGTTTTTGAGCAAGCCCGACAAAGAACCACAATGTGTTGATTTGTACTCGCATTGCTCACAACAAGATTGTAGTGACTGAATAACTTTCAAACACCTGTTAAAAAGCAAACATGATTAGCACTCCTAATTGGTAATGGGTTCTTCTGACAACTTGGGCATCTTCGCCTCATCCACCCTTGGCGCATGGGCTGGAGGAGGTGGTGCCACAATGCTGCTCGGAGCAGCATTATTTGAGCTTGGGTGTTAACAAGGGAGAAGTAGTGCTTGTATTCTTATGAAAAATCTCCAAGAAACAAAAATTTCTTATGATGAATTAATAGGTGATGCCATCAAAACACCAGCATATAAAACAGGAAATATTGATAATGCTGTCTAGCAATGGTCATATGCTGATACGCAATAAGCACCCGAAACTAAACATGGAGTGCCACAACAAGACCCAACTAAACATGCTCACGCTATCAGAGCAAATAAAAAAAATATGTAGGAAGTCCACCGTGGCATGAGGTCATGATGGCTCCCAAATCCCAATTCTTCCTAGGTCCAGCTCCAATGCTTGCCTAGGTCTCCCCAATCCCAATCCCAGGACATGCCCAAGCGTCGAGCTCGAATTCCCAAACCCCCCAGTTACTATCCAGAATTATGCATGAATCCCTTGCAGCAACCGCAAGAGC from Triticum urartu cultivar G1812 unplaced genomic scaffold, Tu2.1 TuUngrouped_contig_5744, whole genome shotgun sequence includes the following:
- the LOC125529649 gene encoding cx9C motif-containing protein 4, with the protein product MAPPSKEPCKKEACDIQACLSKNLFDSKKCLKVIQSLQSCCEQCEYKSTHCGSLSGLLKNISK
- the LOC125529647 gene encoding uncharacterized protein LOC125529647 encodes the protein MVEDFTFPTMPPVPCGAKKLPFPHFTSPPPWFVVPADAGAHDHHRRCFSAAEQAGNPNNDVYPGPGGRSERFAVMEEHKMDMLWEDFNEELARAPQPCPLSMEWSSEAWHAGEGDGIPFQHVDVVVASGTGSSVVWRRRLSLMMMLKLLKKLFLARKSSTTSRKTPPN